Proteins encoded together in one Planctomyces sp. SH-PL14 window:
- a CDS encoding alpha/beta hydrolase: MRLNLLIAGLLVALCVSASPDIARGEEPLRIDLWNGEAALGNGQTEKTNVWLTVYRPEKPNGTALVICPGGGYGGHAIQAEGHGIAAWLNKHGVTGAVLQYRLPAGRHAVPLLDTQRAIRTVRSHAEEWKIDPAKVGIIGFSAGGHLASTAETHFDEGDPKATDPSDRASSRPDFAILVYPVISMGEKGHAGSRKNLLGAEPAASLIDLYSNEKQVTDKTPPTFLAHPLDDKVVPADNSRLFYEALLAHKVPAEYLELPSGGHGLNGYKGPMWDAWQEKSLAWLATRGFLPQAAAQSGQ, from the coding sequence ATGCGCCTGAACCTTCTGATCGCCGGACTGCTTGTCGCCCTCTGCGTCTCGGCCTCCCCGGACATCGCCCGCGGTGAAGAACCGCTCCGGATCGATCTCTGGAACGGCGAGGCGGCGCTCGGCAACGGCCAGACCGAAAAGACGAACGTCTGGCTCACGGTCTACCGCCCGGAAAAGCCCAACGGCACCGCCCTCGTCATCTGCCCGGGGGGCGGATACGGCGGCCACGCCATCCAGGCGGAAGGACACGGCATCGCGGCATGGCTCAACAAGCACGGCGTCACCGGCGCCGTACTGCAATACCGCCTCCCCGCCGGACGCCACGCCGTCCCGCTCCTCGACACGCAGCGCGCGATCCGGACGGTCCGGTCACATGCCGAGGAATGGAAGATCGACCCGGCCAAGGTCGGCATCATCGGCTTCTCCGCCGGCGGCCATCTCGCCTCGACCGCCGAGACCCACTTTGACGAAGGCGATCCGAAGGCGACCGACCCCAGCGACCGCGCCAGCTCCCGCCCGGACTTCGCGATCCTGGTCTATCCGGTGATCTCGATGGGAGAGAAAGGCCACGCCGGTTCGCGAAAGAACCTTCTCGGAGCCGAGCCAGCCGCCAGCCTGATCGACCTCTACTCCAACGAGAAGCAGGTGACGGACAAGACGCCGCCGACATTCCTCGCCCACCCTCTCGACGACAAGGTCGTTCCGGCCGACAACAGCCGCCTCTTCTACGAGGCCCTTCTGGCGCACAAGGTCCCGGCGGAGTACCTCGAACTCCCCTCCGGCGGCCACGGACTCAACGGCTACAAGGGCCCGATGTGGGACGCCTGGCAGGAGAAGTCGCTCGCCTGGCTGGCGACGCGGGGCTTCCTGCCGCAGGCCGCGGCCCAAAGCGGCCAGTAA
- the rseP gene encoding RIP metalloprotease RseP → MFALSLILAPEKLITILTVAIGLGLVIFFHELGHFAVAKWCNVLVERFSIGFGPILLKKKYGETEYALSAIPFGGYVKMLGQDDIDPSEMTDADKAVDPRSYTAKNVWQRMAIISAGVIMNIITGTMFFAIVFGAGHDSIPPRIGYVQTGLPAWVNGVREGDTIYSINDQKTIEFEDILKETLLGHGPLHVIGTHADGQRFEFTAEPHWNGYNRLLGMGFAPGLELGRLREGSKDSLTNPGSPADEAGFKPGDTIVSISGTPLKTANDLNRVLRQQRGETLAVTVRRGDSKAEETLTLKPMNFRTLGIRLDIGKVGAVRLNSPATKAGIQKGDRITKVDGQIVGSEIDPFRLPDYFSDHHGQPVALTISREPSGGPPETIELQIVPEDFAPWSEPPGEGDKTGEGDPLSIPALGLACQILPKILSVAPDSPAAKAGIKEKQSIDEIVFLPVEGSRNDLLGGEEKVALKNGDGTRIPSAFWLMQDAASSRKVRLTVRTETGEKTAVTLEPASEPDWFLPTMRGLGGRLPEMFLLKGETVGESIELGARETRKRIMEVFRTLGALIRGDLSLFKLSGPVGIAKIGYSVAEDSLIHFIKFLGLISVNLAVINFLPIPLLDGGHMLFLLYEGITGRKPSERIVIGATYIGLIFIVSLMLFVLGIDLFGGKK, encoded by the coding sequence GTGTTCGCCCTGAGCCTGATCCTGGCTCCTGAAAAGCTCATCACCATCCTGACGGTCGCCATCGGGCTCGGCCTCGTGATCTTCTTTCACGAGCTCGGCCACTTTGCGGTCGCCAAGTGGTGCAACGTTCTCGTCGAGCGGTTCAGCATCGGGTTCGGCCCCATTCTGCTGAAGAAGAAGTACGGCGAGACCGAGTACGCCCTCTCCGCCATCCCCTTTGGCGGCTACGTCAAGATGCTGGGGCAGGATGACATCGACCCCAGCGAAATGACCGACGCCGACAAGGCGGTCGATCCGCGGTCCTACACCGCCAAGAACGTCTGGCAGCGGATGGCGATCATCTCCGCCGGCGTCATCATGAACATCATCACCGGGACGATGTTCTTCGCCATCGTCTTCGGCGCCGGTCACGACTCCATCCCTCCCCGCATCGGCTACGTGCAGACCGGGCTCCCCGCCTGGGTCAACGGCGTCCGCGAAGGGGACACGATCTATTCGATCAACGACCAGAAGACGATCGAGTTCGAGGACATCCTCAAGGAGACCCTCCTCGGCCACGGACCGCTCCACGTCATCGGCACGCATGCGGACGGCCAGCGGTTCGAGTTCACCGCCGAGCCGCACTGGAACGGCTACAACCGGCTCCTCGGAATGGGATTCGCGCCGGGCCTCGAGCTCGGCCGCCTCCGCGAGGGGAGCAAGGACTCGCTCACGAACCCCGGCTCCCCGGCCGACGAGGCGGGTTTCAAGCCGGGCGACACGATCGTCTCGATCTCCGGGACGCCGCTGAAGACGGCGAACGACCTGAACCGCGTCCTCCGCCAGCAGCGGGGTGAGACGCTGGCGGTGACCGTCCGCCGCGGGGACTCCAAGGCCGAAGAGACCCTGACCCTCAAGCCGATGAACTTCCGGACCCTCGGGATCCGCCTCGACATCGGCAAGGTCGGCGCCGTCCGGCTGAATTCTCCCGCCACGAAGGCCGGGATCCAGAAGGGGGACCGGATCACGAAGGTCGACGGCCAGATCGTCGGCTCCGAGATCGATCCCTTCCGCCTCCCGGACTACTTCTCCGACCACCACGGCCAGCCAGTCGCGCTGACGATCAGCCGCGAGCCGAGCGGCGGTCCGCCGGAAACCATCGAGCTGCAGATTGTTCCCGAGGACTTCGCCCCCTGGAGCGAACCTCCGGGCGAGGGAGACAAGACCGGGGAGGGGGACCCGCTGAGCATTCCCGCCCTCGGGCTGGCCTGCCAGATCCTCCCCAAGATTCTCTCCGTGGCGCCGGACAGCCCGGCCGCCAAGGCGGGGATCAAGGAAAAGCAGAGCATCGACGAGATCGTCTTCCTGCCGGTCGAAGGTTCCCGCAACGACCTGCTCGGCGGCGAAGAGAAGGTGGCCCTCAAGAACGGCGACGGGACCCGGATTCCCTCGGCCTTCTGGCTGATGCAGGATGCGGCGTCTTCCCGCAAGGTGCGGCTGACGGTCCGGACCGAGACGGGCGAGAAGACCGCCGTCACGCTCGAGCCCGCCAGCGAGCCGGACTGGTTCCTCCCGACGATGCGGGGCCTGGGGGGACGGCTCCCCGAAATGTTCCTCCTCAAGGGGGAAACGGTCGGCGAGTCGATCGAGCTCGGCGCCCGCGAGACCCGCAAGCGGATCATGGAAGTCTTCCGCACCCTGGGGGCCCTGATCCGCGGAGACCTGTCGCTGTTCAAGCTCAGCGGTCCTGTGGGGATTGCCAAGATCGGCTACTCGGTCGCCGAAGACAGCCTGATCCACTTCATCAAGTTCCTCGGCCTCATCAGCGTGAACCTGGCGGTCATCAACTTCCTTCCGATCCCCCTCCTCGACGGCGGACACATGCTGTTCCTGCTGTACGAGGGGATCACGGGACGCAAGCCGAGCGAACGGATTGTGATCGGGGCGACGTACATCGGGCTGATCTTCATCGTTAGCCTGATGCTGTTCGTCCTCGGCATCGACCTGTTCGGCGGGAAGAAGTGA
- a CDS encoding aldose 1-epimerase family protein, translated as MTIAHHARLQSSDAEIRFQFAAPQGGITGTRLLNGSSAGIDLVELDTGALKVWVIPTRGMGIWRAELNGIPVEWKSPVRQLVHPRLVNLQARNGLGWLDGFNELMCRCGLSSNGPPGGDTGARSPIESDLTLHGRIANTPAHDVDVRIEGDRLICEGTVSESTLFGPQLHLRTRIEATLGSQTFEVIDEITNSGSTVTELELLYHTNIGRPFLEEGSTITIPHRQVVPRDARAAEGIDTYPTCLGPTAGYAEQAYFYEPIAGHDGRTMALLRNAAGDRGFSVDFALSELPHFVVWKCTQPEADGYVVGLEPATNFPNHKGFERTNGRVIALSPGATHRTSLKYGVYGSADSVRRVEQSIAAIQGSTTPIVHRTPQRGWSAAGE; from the coding sequence ATGACCATCGCCCACCACGCCCGCCTCCAGTCCTCGGACGCCGAAATCCGCTTTCAGTTCGCCGCTCCCCAGGGAGGAATCACCGGGACACGCCTCCTCAACGGCTCCTCAGCCGGAATCGACCTCGTCGAACTCGACACCGGCGCTCTCAAAGTCTGGGTCATCCCCACCCGCGGCATGGGGATCTGGCGAGCCGAACTCAACGGCATCCCGGTCGAATGGAAATCTCCGGTCCGCCAACTCGTCCACCCGCGGCTCGTCAACCTCCAGGCCCGCAACGGCCTCGGATGGCTCGACGGATTCAACGAGCTGATGTGCCGCTGCGGCCTCTCGTCCAACGGCCCGCCGGGCGGAGACACCGGAGCCCGCAGCCCGATCGAGTCCGACCTGACCCTCCACGGCCGGATCGCCAACACCCCCGCCCACGACGTCGACGTCCGCATCGAAGGCGACCGGCTGATCTGCGAAGGGACCGTCTCCGAATCGACGCTCTTCGGCCCGCAACTCCACCTGCGGACCCGGATCGAAGCGACGCTCGGCTCACAGACGTTCGAAGTGATCGACGAGATCACCAACAGCGGCTCGACCGTCACGGAGCTGGAACTGCTCTATCACACAAACATCGGCCGGCCGTTCCTGGAAGAAGGCTCGACGATCACCATCCCCCACCGCCAGGTCGTTCCGCGGGATGCCCGAGCCGCCGAAGGGATCGACACCTACCCCACCTGCCTCGGTCCGACCGCCGGCTACGCGGAACAAGCCTACTTCTACGAACCGATCGCCGGCCACGACGGACGGACGATGGCGCTCCTCCGGAACGCCGCGGGGGACCGGGGCTTCTCGGTCGACTTCGCGCTGTCGGAGCTGCCGCACTTCGTCGTCTGGAAATGCACGCAGCCGGAAGCGGATGGGTACGTCGTCGGCCTGGAGCCCGCCACGAACTTCCCCAATCACAAAGGCTTCGAGCGGACGAACGGCCGCGTGATCGCCCTCTCGCCGGGGGCCACGCACCGGACGAGCCTCAAGTACGGCGTCTACGGCTCCGCCGACTCGGTCCGCCGCGTCGAGCAGTCGATCGCCGCGATCCAGGGCTCGACGACGCCGATCGTCCACCGCACCCCGCAGCGGGGATGGTCCGCAGCGGGGGAATAG
- the dxr gene encoding 1-deoxy-D-xylulose-5-phosphate reductoisomerase, with the protein MKRIAVLGATGSIGVSCQAVVRAHPDKLAIVGMTAHARWEDLAKACQEFRPLRAALSDESQRSQVPAGAFPRETILEFGPDAVARIAAMAEADIVLSGIVGAAGLRGTIAALEAGKPVALANKETLVVAGPLVMGLVNAPASAAVPPGTCPPRKLLPVDSEHNAVFQALECGRRQDVKRVILTASGGPFRTWPLEKIRTATREDALAHPTWNMGPKITVDSATMMNKALEVIEARWLFDLSADEIDVVVHPQSVVHSMVEYRDGSVLAQLSPPDMKLPIQYALTWPERWEGVSPRLDLTKSFGLHFEPPDLQRFPALALGFEVARRGGTCGAVLNAANEAAVDRFLKRELAFTDIARACRDILNAHSYSPSPTLEELLRLDAWAREEMFRWKCSP; encoded by the coding sequence ATGAAACGGATTGCTGTCCTGGGAGCGACCGGCTCGATCGGAGTGAGCTGTCAGGCAGTGGTTCGCGCGCATCCCGACAAGCTCGCCATCGTCGGGATGACCGCCCACGCCCGCTGGGAAGACCTCGCCAAGGCCTGCCAGGAATTCCGCCCCCTCCGGGCCGCCCTCAGCGACGAATCCCAACGCTCCCAGGTCCCCGCCGGCGCTTTCCCCCGCGAAACAATCCTCGAATTCGGCCCCGACGCCGTCGCCCGCATCGCCGCCATGGCCGAGGCGGACATCGTCCTCTCCGGGATCGTCGGCGCCGCCGGCCTCCGCGGAACGATCGCCGCCCTCGAAGCGGGAAAACCGGTCGCTCTGGCGAACAAGGAGACCCTCGTCGTCGCCGGGCCGCTCGTCATGGGCCTCGTGAACGCCCCGGCCTCGGCCGCGGTTCCCCCGGGGACCTGCCCCCCTCGCAAACTCCTCCCCGTCGACAGCGAGCACAATGCCGTCTTCCAGGCCCTCGAATGCGGCCGCCGGCAGGACGTGAAACGCGTCATCCTCACTGCCAGCGGCGGACCGTTCCGCACCTGGCCCCTGGAAAAAATCAGGACGGCGACCCGCGAAGACGCCCTCGCCCATCCGACCTGGAACATGGGCCCCAAGATCACCGTCGACTCGGCGACGATGATGAACAAGGCCCTCGAAGTCATCGAGGCCCGCTGGCTGTTCGACCTCTCGGCCGACGAGATCGACGTCGTCGTCCACCCGCAGTCGGTCGTCCACTCCATGGTCGAGTACCGGGATGGATCGGTCCTGGCGCAGCTCTCCCCGCCCGACATGAAGCTCCCGATCCAGTACGCCCTCACGTGGCCGGAGCGGTGGGAAGGGGTCAGCCCCCGGCTCGACCTGACGAAATCGTTCGGTCTTCACTTCGAACCGCCCGATCTGCAAAGATTCCCTGCTCTCGCGCTGGGATTTGAAGTCGCCCGCCGCGGGGGGACCTGCGGAGCCGTCCTCAACGCCGCCAATGAAGCGGCCGTCGACCGGTTTCTGAAAAGGGAACTGGCCTTCACGGACATCGCCCGCGCCTGCCGGGACATCCTGAACGCCCATTCGTATAGCCCGTCGCCCACACTGGAAGAGCTCCTGCGGCTCGATGCCTGGGCACGAGAGGAGATGTTCCGTTGGAAGTGTTCGCCCTGA
- a CDS encoding DUF1559 domain-containing protein: MATPRLSRRGFTLIELLVVIAIIAVLVAILLPAVQQAREAARQTQCKNNLKQIGVAMHSYHETFDVFPCGIFAGLDYSSTGGRGARGSGWFHQTLPYIDQRNIYLQLGQMMSAGTPVGGDNEIYRAPEALRRLKVASFMCPSDPNSGSIIGPSHADGFKGSYVMCSGSTTLGTYGAASHVGPQNGMFYFQSATRIRDVVDGTSNTMMGSEGLSRGSGLEYGGAGQYWNGYWGGPVFNAAQNPNSSVAERVHTCLTTTYALAPCVTVGGTGTDAGVHARSMHEGGVNVLLADGATRFVSENIDLSLWKGIATRAGQERIGDF, encoded by the coding sequence ATGGCGACGCCACGTCTATCCCGCCGCGGATTCACGCTGATCGAACTGCTGGTGGTCATCGCGATCATCGCCGTCCTGGTCGCGATCCTCCTTCCCGCGGTCCAGCAGGCCCGGGAGGCGGCCCGGCAGACGCAGTGCAAGAACAACCTCAAGCAGATCGGGGTGGCGATGCACAGCTACCACGAGACCTTCGACGTCTTCCCGTGCGGGATCTTCGCCGGGCTCGACTACTCCTCGACCGGCGGCCGCGGGGCCCGCGGGAGCGGTTGGTTCCACCAGACCCTCCCGTATATCGACCAGCGGAATATCTACCTGCAACTCGGCCAGATGATGTCCGCCGGGACTCCCGTCGGCGGCGACAACGAGATCTACCGCGCTCCGGAAGCCCTTCGCCGGCTGAAGGTCGCCAGCTTCATGTGCCCCTCCGATCCGAACTCGGGATCGATCATCGGCCCCAGCCATGCGGACGGCTTCAAGGGGAGCTACGTCATGTGCAGCGGCTCGACGACGCTGGGGACCTACGGGGCCGCCAGCCACGTCGGCCCGCAGAACGGCATGTTCTACTTTCAATCGGCGACCCGCATCCGTGATGTCGTCGACGGCACGAGCAACACCATGATGGGGAGCGAGGGGCTCTCCCGCGGCTCGGGCCTCGAGTACGGCGGGGCCGGACAGTACTGGAACGGCTACTGGGGCGGGCCCGTGTTCAACGCCGCGCAGAACCCGAACTCGAGCGTTGCCGAGCGAGTCCACACCTGCCTGACGACGACCTACGCCCTCGCTCCGTGCGTGACGGTCGGCGGGACCGGGACGGACGCGGGGGTCCATGCCCGCAGCATGCATGAGGGGGGCGTGAACGTCCTGCTGGCCGACGGTGCGACCCGCTTTGTCTCCGAGAACATCGACCTCTCGCTCTGGAAAGGGATCGCGACGCGGGCCGGCCAGGAGCGGATCGGGGACTTCTGA
- a CDS encoding GntR family transcriptional regulator, which translates to MTVVTQLESTYEYIRDKLTGAAVAPGTKLSRRRLAEEIGVSPALVQQALGQLESEGLVERRPQSGTYVRELSADEYANLCDVRELIEPYAAGRAATRLTAKQLSQLERICERFRELAEKVTHIETVEGRHRFMPRLVREEQDFHGIILAAAANPLVMNLTSTLRLLAQVRSNVEAGAIQRQVMIAGEHESILEALQGRRAELASERMLLHIRGSRRPLAGDEDAPPERGRS; encoded by the coding sequence GTGACCGTCGTCACACAACTCGAGTCCACCTACGAGTACATCCGCGACAAGCTCACGGGCGCGGCGGTCGCTCCCGGAACGAAGCTCTCGCGGCGGCGGCTGGCCGAGGAGATCGGCGTCAGCCCCGCGCTCGTCCAGCAGGCCCTCGGGCAACTCGAAAGCGAAGGACTCGTCGAACGGCGCCCCCAGAGCGGGACCTACGTCCGCGAACTCTCGGCCGACGAATACGCCAACCTCTGCGACGTCCGCGAGCTGATCGAACCCTATGCCGCCGGACGCGCCGCCACCCGCCTCACGGCCAAGCAGCTGAGTCAACTCGAGAGGATCTGCGAACGGTTCCGCGAGCTGGCGGAGAAGGTCACCCATATCGAAACGGTTGAGGGCCGCCACCGCTTCATGCCCCGCCTGGTCCGCGAGGAACAGGATTTCCACGGGATCATCCTGGCCGCCGCCGCCAACCCGCTCGTCATGAACCTGACCTCGACGCTCCGCCTCCTGGCACAGGTGCGGTCCAACGTCGAAGCGGGAGCGATCCAGCGGCAGGTGATGATCGCCGGAGAACACGAATCGATTCTGGAAGCACTTCAGGGCCGCCGGGCGGAGCTCGCCTCCGAGCGGATGCTGCTGCACATTCGCGGCTCCCGCCGACCGCTCGCGGGAGACGAGGACGCCCCGCCGGAACGCGGGAGAAGTTGA
- a CDS encoding metallophosphoesterase family protein, which yields MLNRREFLTTLSAVPLLTTIPALAQDAAKKPLRFGLITDVHQDIIPDASARLGAFVDAMTRAEVDFIAQLGDFCIPKEANRGFYEVWERFQGPKYHVLGNHDMDGGFTREQTVRYYGMPHRYYAFQQGGVKFIVLDGNDPGGTSQGYKRFVGQEQAEWLRKELSADARPVVILIHQPLDGPSGVDNFAEIGRILKGEGGARPNVLAVFSGHLHQDYHRPIDGVHHIQVNSASYYWMGAKYNHRSYGEAAHEKSPYLQSTCPYEGPLWAVVTLDLAKGALTVEGMKTAWLGGSPWDVGATPQSHDAGIVRPEVSPRSIVLA from the coding sequence ATGCTGAATCGCCGCGAATTCCTCACCACGCTGTCCGCCGTCCCTCTCCTGACGACGATTCCAGCGCTGGCCCAGGACGCGGCAAAGAAGCCGCTGCGGTTTGGACTCATTACGGACGTCCACCAGGACATCATCCCCGACGCCTCCGCTCGTCTTGGGGCTTTCGTGGACGCGATGACCCGCGCGGAGGTCGACTTCATCGCGCAGCTCGGCGACTTCTGCATCCCCAAGGAGGCCAACCGCGGCTTCTACGAGGTGTGGGAACGGTTTCAGGGGCCGAAGTACCACGTCCTCGGCAACCACGACATGGACGGCGGGTTCACGCGGGAACAGACGGTCCGGTATTACGGGATGCCGCATCGCTACTACGCCTTCCAGCAGGGGGGCGTGAAGTTCATCGTCCTGGATGGCAACGATCCCGGCGGGACGAGCCAGGGCTACAAGCGGTTTGTCGGTCAGGAGCAGGCGGAGTGGCTCCGGAAGGAACTGTCGGCCGACGCGCGGCCCGTCGTGATCCTGATCCATCAGCCGCTCGACGGTCCGTCGGGGGTCGACAACTTTGCCGAGATCGGGCGGATCCTGAAGGGGGAAGGAGGGGCTCGGCCGAACGTCCTGGCCGTCTTCTCCGGTCATCTGCATCAGGACTATCACCGGCCGATCGACGGCGTCCATCACATCCAGGTGAACAGCGCGTCGTATTACTGGATGGGGGCCAAGTACAACCACCGCAGCTACGGTGAAGCGGCCCACGAGAAGTCCCCTTACCTGCAGTCCACCTGCCCCTATGAAGGCCCGCTGTGGGCTGTGGTGACGCTGGATCTGGCCAAGGGGGCGTTGACCGTTGAAGGGATGAAGACCGCCTGGCTGGGCGGGAGTCCGTGGGATGTGGGGGCGACGCCGCAGTCGCATGACGCGGGCATTGTCCGGCCGGAAGTCTCGCCGCGCTCGATTGTCCTGGCTTGA
- a CDS encoding dihydrofolate reductase family protein — protein MSLRCSVFIAVSLDGFISRKDGSIDWLDKANLTVPSGEDFGYHAFFGTVDALVMGRGTFDTVIAFPEWFYKEKPVIVLSKTMAALPAAAPSTVSLSGEAPEELVARLAKEGMTRLYIDGGLTIQSFLAAGLIDDFTITTIPVVIGSGRPLFSDSGTEQWLEHVSTQAYPCGFVQSRYRVLRPS, from the coding sequence ATGTCGCTTCGATGCTCCGTCTTCATCGCCGTCAGCCTCGATGGGTTCATCTCCCGGAAAGACGGCAGCATCGACTGGCTCGACAAGGCGAACCTCACGGTCCCTTCGGGGGAGGACTTCGGCTACCACGCGTTCTTCGGGACTGTCGACGCGCTCGTCATGGGGCGGGGGACGTTCGACACGGTCATCGCCTTCCCGGAGTGGTTCTATAAGGAGAAGCCGGTCATCGTCCTCAGCAAGACGATGGCCGCGCTCCCGGCGGCGGCTCCCTCCACGGTGAGCCTGTCGGGGGAGGCTCCGGAGGAACTCGTGGCGCGGCTGGCCAAGGAGGGGATGACCCGTCTCTACATCGACGGGGGGCTGACGATCCAGTCGTTCCTGGCGGCGGGGCTGATCGACGACTTTACGATTACGACGATTCCGGTCGTGATCGGCAGTGGTCGTCCACTGTTCAGCGACTCCGGCACCGAGCAGTGGCTGGAGCATGTCTCGACGCAGGCCTACCCGTGCGGCTTCGTCCAGAGCCGCTACCGGGTTTTGCGACCGTCTTAG
- the rfbD gene encoding dTDP-4-dehydrorhamnose reductase, protein MRVALIGAGGQLATDLAPLFPDLVPLTRADLDITQPDAVATVLDGIRPDVVINTAAYNLVDKAESEPERAFAVNALGARNLARLCGAKDWTLVHFSTDYVFGGEVSLLRRGWLESSVPAPVNVYGASKLAGEHLVRMHCPRHFVIRTCGLYGQAATKAKGNFVKTMLRLARERPEVRVVADQICTPTFTRDVARITAALLPTAAYGLYHATNSGECSWYAVADEAIRLAGLATPVVPIETAEYPTPARRPAFSALECSRIEEATGLTLRSWQEALAEYVAGLGDERGQN, encoded by the coding sequence ATGCGCGTGGCACTCATTGGAGCAGGGGGGCAACTGGCGACGGACCTCGCCCCGCTGTTCCCCGATCTCGTTCCGCTGACCCGCGCCGATCTCGATATCACACAGCCCGACGCGGTGGCGACGGTCCTGGACGGGATCCGTCCGGACGTCGTCATCAACACGGCCGCCTACAACCTTGTCGACAAGGCGGAGTCGGAGCCGGAGCGGGCCTTTGCGGTGAACGCCCTCGGGGCCCGTAACCTGGCCCGCTTGTGCGGAGCCAAGGACTGGACGCTGGTCCATTTCAGCACCGACTACGTCTTTGGCGGCGAGGTCTCGCTCCTTCGCCGGGGCTGGCTCGAGAGCTCGGTCCCCGCTCCCGTGAACGTCTACGGGGCCTCCAAGCTGGCGGGCGAGCACCTTGTCCGGATGCACTGTCCGCGGCACTTCGTGATCCGCACCTGCGGGCTCTACGGGCAGGCGGCCACGAAGGCTAAGGGGAACTTCGTCAAGACGATGCTCCGGTTGGCCAGGGAGCGTCCGGAGGTCCGGGTGGTGGCGGATCAGATCTGCACGCCGACCTTCACCCGCGACGTTGCCCGGATCACCGCGGCGCTGTTGCCGACGGCGGCGTACGGTCTCTATCACGCCACGAATTCCGGCGAGTGCTCCTGGTATGCGGTCGCCGATGAAGCGATTCGGCTGGCCGGCCTCGCGACTCCCGTCGTGCCGATCGAGACCGCCGAATATCCCACGCCTGCACGACGTCCCGCGTTCAGTGCGCTGGAGTGCTCGAGGATCGAGGAAGCGACCGGGCTGACGCTGCGTTCGTGGCAGGAGGCTCTGGCGGAGTATGTCGCGGGGCTGGGGGATGAGAGGGGTCAGAACTGA